A portion of the Aphelocoma coerulescens isolate FSJ_1873_10779 chromosome 1, UR_Acoe_1.0, whole genome shotgun sequence genome contains these proteins:
- the VPS26C gene encoding vacuolar protein sorting-associated protein 26C encodes MGTALDVRVKRAGKVYRDGEILSGVVVITSKDTVQHQGISLTMEGSVNLQLSAKNVGVFEAFCNTAKPIQIINSTIEMVKPGKLPSGKTEIPFEFPLQMKGNKVLYETYHGVFVNIQYTLRCDMRRSLLAKDLTKTCEFIVHSLSQKGKLLPSPVDFTITPETLQNVKERASLPKFLIRGHLNSTNCVITQPLTGELVVESAEAAVKSIELQLVRVETCGCAEGYARDATEIQNIQIADGDVCRGLPIPIHMVFPRLFTCPTLETTNFKVEFEVNIVVLLHDDHLITENFPLKLCRM; translated from the exons ATGGGCACGGCGCTGGACGTGCGGGTGAAGCGGGCCGGGAAGGTCTATCGCGATGGG GAAATTCTTTCTGGAGTGGTGGTCATAACCAGTAAGGACACGGTGCAGCACCAGGGGATCTCCTTAACCATGGAGGGCTCGGTGAATCTGCAGCTCAGTGCCAAAAACGTGGGCGTGTTTGAGGCCTTCTGCAACACTGCCAAG CCTATTCAGATTATCAACAGCACCATTGAAATGGTGAAACCAGGGAAGCTCCCCAGTGGCAAGACAGAAATTCCCTTTGAATTCCCACTGCAAATGAAGGGCAACAAAGTTCTGTACGAGACATATCACGGAGTCTTTGTCAATATCCAG TACACCCTGCGCTGTGACATGAGACGCTCCCTGCTGGCAAAGGACCTCACCAAGACTTGTGAATTCATTGTCCACTCCCTG TCACAGAAAGGGAAGCTGCTGCCAAGCCCCGTGGACTTCACCATTACTCCTGAAACTCTGCAAAATGTTAAGGAG AGAGCCTCCCTTCCCAAATTCCTGATCAGAGGGCACCTGAATTCCACCAACTGTGTGATCACGCAGCCCCTGACGGGGGAGCTGGTGGTGGAGAGCGCCGAGGCGGCCGTCAAGAGCATCGAGCTGCAGCTCGTGCGTGTGGAGACCTGTG GGTGTGCTGAAGGCTACGCCAGGGACGCCACGGAGATCCAGAACATCCAGATCGCCGACGGGGACGTGTGCAGGGgcctccccatccccatccacaTGGTGTTCCCCAGGCTCTTCACCTGCCCCACCCTGGAAACAACAAACTTCAAAGTGG AGTTTGAAGTGAACATCGTGGTCCTTCTGCACGACGACCATCTCATCACAGAGAACTTCCCACTGAAGCTCTGCAGGATGTGA